CGTCGTTATCGGGCCGTTTCCGGTTCGATATCGATCACCCACCGTGAGGCACGGGTCACCATCTTGCGCTTACTGTGAGCGATTTTCTGATTTGCGCTCGGTAGCCGCACTGCTTCGAGTGAGCGTAGGGACACTAGTGGGGGAACCGGCTCGGTTGTCCAGTGGCAGAGCGTAAGAAATGACGCGGCGTACAAGATCCAATCGTGAAAGTGACGTCGTGCTAGGAGCCCCATTCGTGCAGCTCTGTGTAACGGTCGTCAGCCGCCCGCGAAGGGCGGCAGGACGTCGAGTTCGACCGGCTCCCGAACCGGTAGATCTCGATCTTTGACGGCTACCCCGTCCAGCAGGAAGCTGCAGGCCGGAAGGACCTTGGCCAGTCGCTCGCCCCGACGGGTCGCCAAGATCTCCAGCGCCGCCCGCACCGAGGTGCCCCTCGGCAGGGACACCGGTTCCTCGGCCACGCCTGCTGCGGCCCTGGCGCCCGCGAAGTAGCGGACGTTCCAGACGATCTGCTCGGGGGCGTTCACGGTGTCGAATCCCTTCTGATCGACCCGCGATCGGGCCGTTGTTCGGTCGGTGACGTGGTCGGTCACGACCATCGCCTTGGCGACCATCGCTACCGAGCGGGGCCGTATCGGCACTATTTCGCTCCGTACGTTCTGCGCGCGCACGCGCACGCGCGCGAGGGCCCGCCTGGCCGGGCCGATCAACCGCCGATGGCACTCATCGGCCTGCGGGGTTGGGTGAAGCTCTCGTCGTCGATGCCGTGGCCCGCCCGCTTGCCCCACATCGCCTCGCGCCAGATCTCGGCCAGCTCCTCGTCGCCCGCCCCGGAACGCAAGGGGCCGCGCAGATCGGTCTCGGTCTGCGAGAACAGACAGCTGCGGATCTGACCGTCGGCGGTCAACCTGGTTCGATCACAGGCCGCGCAGAACGGGCGGGTCACCGAACCGATGATGCCGACGGTGGCCGGACCGCCGTCGACCGTCCACCGTTCCGCCGGGGCGGAGCCGCGTTCCGAGTCGTGTTCGGCCAAGTCGAATCGACTGCGCAGCAGCGCCAACGTCTCGGCGGCGGTGACCATCGTCGAGCGCTGCCAACCGTGTTGGGCGTCCAAC
This Actinoalloteichus hymeniacidonis DNA region includes the following protein-coding sequences:
- a CDS encoding MoaD/ThiS family protein gives rise to the protein MTDHVTDRTTARSRVDQKGFDTVNAPEQIVWNVRYFAGARAAAGVAEEPVSLPRGTSVRAALEILATRRGERLAKVLPACSFLLDGVAVKDRDLPVREPVELDVLPPFAGG